In Nocardioides sp. InS609-2, a single genomic region encodes these proteins:
- a CDS encoding glycosyltransferase, giving the protein MSRVLLVSHEASRTGAPRIAALVAHCLVEQGHDVRVVSQRPGPLLPDFAHVAPTRVEPLWRVRRRLWSRPGRFRDPVARLLELTVALVTVLMARPDIVYVNSSSAAAYVRVGRLLGHPVVLHVHESGEVLGGFLGRVGIRGLPAPDVLLVACSPSVEGDLLDAGAADVHLLLSIPDEHLIRRLTAGPAEARDGHEVVVGSCGAVEHRKGVDLWLRAARSAIAGEGGARLRFVWVGDGDPPVEAAGQPQVEFAGASANPYAAMRGFDIMTLPSRDDPFPLVVMEAMMLAKPVVAFDVGGVAHQLGDTGVLVEAGDVEAFARSVGDLAADPARRASLGRAARRRAEQLFSRAAFTAGLTAVIRQAPLGGRQRLRHDPSGGPA; this is encoded by the coding sequence ATGAGCCGGGTCCTGCTGGTGAGCCACGAGGCATCGCGCACGGGGGCGCCGCGGATCGCTGCGCTCGTCGCCCACTGCCTGGTCGAGCAGGGCCACGACGTCAGGGTGGTGTCCCAGCGGCCGGGACCCCTCCTGCCCGACTTCGCCCACGTGGCGCCGACGCGTGTCGAGCCGCTCTGGCGCGTCCGACGCCGGCTGTGGTCACGCCCGGGGAGGTTCCGGGACCCCGTGGCCAGGCTGCTGGAGCTCACTGTCGCGCTCGTGACCGTCCTGATGGCTCGACCCGACATCGTCTACGTCAACTCGTCGTCGGCTGCGGCGTACGTCCGCGTCGGTCGCCTGCTGGGACACCCGGTGGTGCTGCACGTGCACGAGTCCGGCGAGGTCCTGGGTGGGTTCCTGGGGCGCGTGGGGATCCGCGGTCTGCCTGCGCCTGACGTGCTGCTGGTGGCCTGTTCGCCAAGTGTGGAGGGCGACCTTCTCGATGCCGGGGCCGCAGACGTCCACCTGCTGCTATCCATCCCAGACGAACACCTCATCCGCCGCCTCACGGCCGGTCCTGCCGAGGCGAGGGACGGTCACGAGGTCGTGGTCGGCAGCTGCGGAGCGGTGGAGCACCGCAAGGGCGTCGACCTCTGGCTGCGTGCCGCGCGCAGCGCGATCGCCGGCGAGGGTGGCGCGCGGCTGCGCTTCGTCTGGGTCGGCGACGGCGATCCGCCGGTCGAGGCCGCCGGTCAGCCGCAGGTCGAGTTCGCGGGAGCGTCGGCCAACCCGTACGCCGCCATGCGCGGCTTCGACATCATGACCCTGCCGTCGCGCGACGACCCGTTTCCGCTGGTGGTGATGGAGGCGATGATGCTGGCGAAGCCGGTCGTGGCCTTCGACGTCGGGGGTGTGGCTCACCAGCTCGGTGACACGGGCGTGCTGGTCGAGGCGGGCGACGTCGAGGCCTTCGCGCGCAGCGTGGGCGATCTGGCCGCAGATCCCGCACGTCGTGCGTCCCTGGGGCGCGCGGCCCGGAGACGGGCCGAGCAGCTCTTCTCCCGTGCCGCCTTCACAGCGGGCCTCACGGCCGTGATCCGGCAGGCACCACTCGGTGGCCGACAACGACTTCGCCATGACCCGTCTGGAGGCCCCGCGTGA
- a CDS encoding acetyltransferase, producing the protein MSRLMLLAATGLAREVLVMERDRGAHDTIRVLDDDPALWGTELDGVPVVGGLDLVGEYADHELLVCAGRGTSRRAIVERLADLGVGAGRYATVVHPRVHLPDGCRIGRGSIVLEGVVMTAAVDVGEHVVAMPHVTLTHDDVVEDFVTLCAGVNLGGRVRVRTGAYLGMGSCVREDVVVGEDAVLGMGAALTTGLPAGETWVGVPARRISIAVEVER; encoded by the coding sequence GTGAGCCGGTTGATGCTCCTCGCCGCGACTGGCCTCGCACGCGAGGTGCTCGTCATGGAGCGCGACCGGGGAGCCCACGACACGATCCGGGTGCTCGACGACGACCCGGCTCTGTGGGGCACTGAGCTCGACGGCGTGCCCGTGGTGGGCGGCCTCGATCTCGTGGGCGAGTACGCCGACCACGAGCTGCTGGTCTGCGCCGGCCGGGGCACCTCGCGCCGCGCCATCGTCGAGCGGCTAGCCGACCTGGGCGTCGGTGCCGGCCGCTACGCCACTGTCGTCCACCCGCGCGTCCACCTGCCCGACGGATGCCGGATCGGTCGCGGCAGCATCGTGCTCGAGGGTGTCGTGATGACCGCGGCGGTCGACGTCGGCGAGCACGTCGTGGCGATGCCGCACGTGACCCTGACCCACGACGACGTCGTCGAGGACTTCGTGACCCTCTGCGCGGGGGTGAACCTCGGCGGGAGAGTGCGGGTCCGCACTGGTGCCTACCTCGGCATGGGCAGCTGCGTCCGCGAGGACGTCGTGGTCGGCGAGGACGCCGTGCTCGGCATGGGGGCAGCGCTGACGACGGGGCTGCCGGCCGGAGAGACCTGGGTGGGTGTTCCCGCTCGTCGCATCAGCATCGCAGTGGAGGTGGAGAGATGA
- a CDS encoding NAD-dependent epimerase/dehydratase family protein: protein MSGLEGASVLVTGGAGTIGSTLVDQLLEASVGHIDVLDNLVRGRRANLDGALASGRVTLVEGDICDRDLVHDVTRGKDVVFHQAAIRITQCAEEPRLALEVLVDGTFNVVEATVEHGVDKLVAASSASVYGMAEEFPTTERHHHHNNDTFYGAAKSFNEGMIRSFRAMNGLDYVLLRYFNVYGPRMDVHGLYTEVLVRWMERIVDGQPPLIFGDGQQTMDFAYTTDIARANVLAAGSDITEGVYNIACGEETSLLGLAQTLLKVMGSDLAVEHGPDRAVNGVVRRLADVSAAERDLGFTAQVGLDQGLRELVEWWRPLREEIAAGRTPVAS from the coding sequence ATGAGCGGTCTTGAAGGAGCGTCCGTCCTGGTCACGGGTGGCGCGGGCACCATCGGGTCGACGCTGGTCGACCAGCTTCTCGAGGCCAGCGTGGGGCACATCGACGTGCTCGACAACCTCGTGCGCGGCCGCCGCGCCAACCTCGACGGTGCTCTCGCCTCGGGGAGGGTGACCCTGGTCGAGGGCGACATCTGCGACCGCGACCTCGTGCACGACGTGACCCGCGGCAAGGACGTGGTCTTCCACCAGGCCGCGATCCGCATCACCCAGTGCGCCGAGGAGCCGCGGCTCGCCCTCGAGGTGCTCGTGGACGGCACGTTCAACGTCGTCGAGGCCACCGTCGAGCACGGCGTCGACAAGTTGGTCGCGGCGTCGTCTGCGTCGGTTTACGGCATGGCCGAGGAGTTCCCGACCACCGAGCGGCACCACCACCACAATAACGACACGTTCTACGGCGCCGCCAAGTCGTTCAACGAAGGCATGATCCGCAGCTTCCGGGCCATGAACGGCCTCGACTACGTGCTGCTGCGCTACTTCAACGTCTACGGCCCGCGGATGGACGTGCACGGCCTCTACACGGAGGTGCTGGTGCGCTGGATGGAACGCATCGTCGACGGCCAGCCGCCGCTGATCTTCGGCGACGGGCAGCAGACCATGGACTTCGCCTACACCACGGACATCGCGCGGGCCAACGTCCTCGCGGCGGGCAGCGACATCACCGAGGGCGTCTACAACATCGCCTGCGGCGAGGAGACCAGCCTGCTCGGGCTGGCCCAGACACTGCTCAAGGTGATGGGCTCCGACCTCGCGGTCGAGCACGGCCCCGATCGCGCGGTCAACGGCGTCGTACGCCGGCTCGCAGACGTCTCCGCGGCCGAGCGCGACCTCGGGTTCACCGCCCAGGTCGGCCTCGACCAGGGACTGCGCGAGCTCGTCGAGTGGTGGCGTCCGTTGCGCGAGGAGATCGCAGCGGGCCGCACCCCGGTGGCGTCATGA
- a CDS encoding glycosyltransferase — MRGVGVVLFSAQDYWYHNRAHSDVQLARALSIDRPVLLVNSLGMRMPRRGTTSQPLRRVARKVGSTLRALRRPEPAFPKLYVMTPVSVPVFANPRLSRLNALSVRLQVRVASRLVGIRVPDVLITLPTAWEVARRLRTRTVVVNRSDRYSALPEADTTLIAGLEASMLEACDAAVYVSRELMADEQPLVSAGSGRALFLGHGVDLDHFAPQPGGAEPADLAPVPHPRVGFFGGIDDYVVDLDLISRLAVELPDVSVVLVGAATCPLDELVALPNVHWLGMKPYAEIPAYGAGFDVALMPWLQNDWIRFCNPIKTKEYLALGLPVVTTPYPEAEAHADVMAVSGSSDHFVALVREAVDGHPAGTPELRRAAVAGDSWDARADVLRAILDQQEVG, encoded by the coding sequence ATGAGAGGCGTCGGCGTGGTCCTCTTCTCGGCGCAGGACTACTGGTACCACAACCGCGCGCACTCCGACGTCCAGCTGGCCCGCGCGCTGTCGATCGACCGCCCGGTGCTCCTCGTCAACAGCCTGGGCATGCGGATGCCAAGGCGCGGGACCACCAGCCAGCCGCTGCGCCGGGTCGCACGCAAGGTCGGCAGCACCCTCCGGGCACTGCGCCGACCTGAGCCCGCCTTCCCGAAGCTGTACGTGATGACGCCGGTCAGTGTGCCGGTGTTCGCCAATCCGCGCCTGAGCCGTCTCAACGCCCTGTCGGTGCGGCTTCAGGTGCGGGTTGCGTCGCGGCTCGTCGGCATCCGCGTCCCCGACGTCCTCATCACGCTCCCGACCGCCTGGGAGGTCGCGCGCCGTCTCCGGACGCGCACCGTGGTGGTCAACCGCTCCGACCGCTACTCCGCCCTGCCCGAGGCCGACACGACACTCATCGCCGGCCTCGAGGCGTCGATGCTCGAGGCGTGCGACGCGGCGGTCTACGTCAGCCGGGAGCTGATGGCGGACGAGCAGCCACTGGTGTCGGCGGGCTCGGGGCGCGCCCTCTTTCTGGGCCACGGTGTCGATCTCGACCACTTCGCTCCCCAGCCCGGGGGCGCGGAGCCGGCCGACCTCGCGCCGGTGCCGCACCCGCGCGTCGGGTTCTTCGGTGGCATCGACGACTACGTCGTCGACCTCGACCTCATCAGCCGCCTCGCGGTCGAGCTCCCCGACGTCTCTGTCGTGCTCGTGGGGGCGGCCACCTGTCCCCTCGACGAGCTCGTCGCGCTGCCCAACGTCCACTGGCTCGGGATGAAGCCGTACGCCGAGATCCCGGCCTACGGCGCGGGTTTCGACGTTGCTCTCATGCCGTGGCTCCAGAACGACTGGATCCGCTTCTGCAACCCGATCAAGACCAAGGAGTACCTCGCACTCGGCCTGCCGGTAGTGACCACGCCCTACCCGGAGGCGGAGGCACATGCCGACGTCATGGCCGTCTCTGGCTCCTCCGACCACTTCGTCGCCCTCGTGCGCGAGGCCGTCGACGGCCACCCGGCAGGCACCCCCGAGCTTCGTCGAGCGGCAGTCGCTGGTGACTCCTGGGACGCTCGGGCAGACGTGCTCCGCGCGATCCTCGACCAGCAGGAGGTGGGCTGA
- a CDS encoding glycosyltransferase family 4 protein gives MTGGAHVLIIVQNLPVPLDRRVWLECLALRARGYDVSVICPKGPDDPARQVIEGVHVYKYAPTPEASGLAGYALEFIYSWLRTAWLSLRVWRRQRFDVLQACNPPDTYWLLARLWRRRGVRFLFDHHDLNPELFLSRFGQPSGLRERLELRALTWLERRTFRTADRVTSTNESYRQVAIHRGGLDPRHVTVVRSGPDTRQMRPVLATPTAPAERETFTLAYVGIMGPQDGVDTVLHVMDELVHRRGRTDVRAVLMGFGDCLAALRRECSELGLDDVVEFTGRVDKVAMAGHLSNADIGVCPDLKSPLNDVSTMNKTMEYMAYCLPSVSFDLVETRVSGADTVLYVDSGNLTAFCDAVERLLDDDDLRADMGLRARRRVAEQLDWKAQATSYVRVIDELSGLATVATAAPAEETSHDELGRAYVDLYDDVALASYVRNRSRVPSQDAG, from the coding sequence GTGACCGGCGGCGCACACGTCCTGATCATCGTGCAGAACCTGCCCGTGCCTCTCGACCGGCGGGTCTGGCTCGAGTGCCTGGCCCTGCGGGCGCGAGGCTACGACGTCAGCGTGATCTGCCCGAAGGGACCGGACGACCCGGCCCGGCAGGTCATCGAGGGCGTCCACGTCTACAAGTACGCTCCCACCCCCGAGGCATCGGGCCTGGCGGGCTACGCCCTGGAGTTCATCTACTCCTGGCTGCGCACGGCCTGGCTGTCCCTGCGGGTCTGGCGCAGGCAGCGCTTCGACGTCCTACAGGCCTGCAACCCGCCCGACACCTACTGGCTGCTCGCCCGTCTCTGGCGACGTCGTGGAGTGCGATTCCTCTTCGACCACCACGACCTGAACCCGGAGCTGTTCCTGTCGCGGTTCGGCCAGCCCTCCGGGTTGCGTGAGCGCCTCGAGCTGCGGGCGCTCACCTGGCTCGAGCGGCGCACCTTCCGCACGGCCGACCGCGTGACGTCGACCAACGAGTCCTACCGCCAGGTGGCGATCCACAGGGGCGGCCTCGACCCGCGGCACGTCACCGTGGTGCGCAGTGGTCCTGACACGCGCCAGATGCGGCCGGTCCTCGCGACCCCCACCGCGCCGGCCGAGCGGGAGACCTTCACACTCGCCTACGTCGGGATCATGGGGCCTCAAGATGGCGTCGACACGGTCCTCCACGTCATGGACGAGCTCGTGCACCGGCGCGGCCGCACCGACGTTCGGGCCGTGCTGATGGGCTTCGGTGACTGCCTCGCCGCCCTGCGGCGCGAGTGCAGCGAGCTCGGCCTCGACGACGTGGTCGAGTTCACCGGACGCGTCGACAAGGTGGCGATGGCGGGTCACCTGAGCAACGCCGACATCGGTGTGTGCCCCGACCTCAAGTCGCCGCTCAACGACGTCTCGACGATGAACAAGACCATGGAGTACATGGCCTACTGCCTTCCCTCGGTCTCGTTCGACCTTGTCGAGACCAGGGTCAGCGGTGCCGACACGGTCCTGTACGTCGACTCGGGAAACCTCACCGCGTTCTGCGACGCCGTCGAGCGGCTGCTCGACGACGACGACCTGCGTGCCGACATGGGCCTGCGAGCCCGGCGTCGGGTTGCCGAGCAGCTCGACTGGAAGGCCCAGGCCACGTCGTACGTCAGGGTCATCGACGAGCTGAGTGGCCTGGCGACGGTCGCCACGGCGGCCCCGGCGGAGGAGACGTCTCACGACGAGCTGGGCCGTGCGTACGTCGACTTGTACGACGATGTCGCCCTGGCGTCGTACGTCCGGAACCGTTCGCGAGTGCCTTCGCAGGACGCCGGATGA
- the asnB gene encoding asparagine synthase (glutamine-hydrolyzing), translating to MCGVAGIRRFDDQRVDEAALRRMMHVLAHRGPDDEGFLIEGPVGIAHTRLSIIDLEGSPQPMQTPDQRYTLTFNGEIFNYRELRQGSDYPFTTSGDTEVVLATVARHGPHAASRFVGQFAFGMFDRHTGRTWLVRDRVGVLPLYYYLDAQQLVFGSEIKALLEVLGDRVALDETQLRGYLKARAIHAPNTLFKGIRKVPPGHVVEVSARGEVTVRPYWRLPDPDDLEPCSPGQAIDLVEDTLKQAIDSALVADVPVGAYLSGGVDSSLIVALADGARRRAGSTGPIATFTADFGDPRVDETPHSDLVSSVFRTDHHRVRIQPGDFRGMWEHLTWHRDAPVSEPADIAVAQLAKAARQHVKVVLSGEGSDELFGGYPKYRYAGATTLANRLPARVRGRGMRTLERALPSSRGKLRIAVRALAAQPHARMEDWFAPFTDYEIDALLGERSPAVRRDVPHRDAIDLMGRMDLDTWLPDNLLERGDRMSMASSLELRPPFLDHRLVDLAFRLPSSVKVREGQTKWVLKQVALRHVPEQIVFRPKVGFRVPIDAWFRGELQELARDLLRGPDSLVDSLMDARVVGGILDDHARGRRDEEIRIWTLLSLEVWGRRFLGSRAATAT from the coding sequence ATGTGTGGCGTCGCCGGCATCCGGCGCTTCGACGACCAACGGGTCGACGAGGCCGCGCTTCGACGGATGATGCACGTGCTCGCGCACCGCGGGCCCGACGACGAGGGTTTCCTCATCGAGGGTCCGGTCGGCATTGCCCACACCCGGTTGTCGATCATCGACCTGGAGGGCTCGCCGCAACCGATGCAGACCCCCGACCAGCGCTACACGCTGACGTTCAACGGCGAGATCTTCAACTACCGCGAGCTGCGTCAGGGCAGTGACTACCCGTTCACGACCAGCGGAGACACCGAGGTCGTGTTGGCCACCGTGGCCCGGCACGGGCCGCACGCCGCGAGCCGTTTCGTCGGACAGTTCGCGTTCGGCATGTTCGACCGTCACACCGGTCGCACGTGGCTGGTCCGCGACCGCGTGGGAGTGCTCCCTCTCTACTACTACCTCGATGCGCAGCAGCTCGTCTTCGGCTCCGAGATCAAGGCACTGCTAGAGGTGCTCGGCGACCGGGTCGCCCTCGACGAGACGCAGCTGCGCGGCTACCTCAAGGCGCGCGCCATACACGCGCCCAACACGCTGTTCAAGGGCATCCGCAAGGTGCCGCCGGGCCATGTCGTGGAGGTGTCCGCTCGCGGCGAGGTGACCGTCAGACCCTACTGGCGCCTCCCCGATCCTGACGACCTCGAGCCGTGCTCGCCCGGGCAGGCGATCGACCTCGTCGAGGACACCTTGAAGCAGGCCATCGACTCCGCCCTCGTCGCCGACGTACCCGTGGGTGCCTATCTGTCCGGGGGAGTCGACAGCAGCTTGATCGTCGCGCTCGCCGACGGCGCGCGCCGCAGGGCGGGCAGCACCGGCCCCATCGCCACCTTCACGGCCGACTTCGGCGACCCGCGGGTCGACGAGACACCACACTCCGACCTGGTCAGCAGTGTGTTCCGCACCGACCATCACCGCGTGCGGATCCAGCCCGGCGACTTCCGCGGCATGTGGGAGCACCTGACCTGGCATCGGGACGCTCCGGTGAGCGAGCCTGCTGACATCGCCGTGGCCCAGCTCGCCAAGGCAGCTCGGCAGCACGTGAAGGTCGTGCTGTCCGGTGAGGGCAGTGACGAGCTGTTCGGCGGCTACCCGAAGTACCGGTACGCCGGCGCCACGACGCTGGCCAACCGTCTCCCGGCGCGGGTGCGCGGCCGCGGGATGCGCACGCTCGAGCGGGCCCTGCCGTCGAGCCGGGGGAAGCTGCGGATCGCGGTGCGTGCGCTCGCCGCGCAGCCTCACGCGCGCATGGAGGACTGGTTCGCACCGTTCACCGACTACGAGATCGATGCTCTGCTCGGCGAGCGCAGCCCTGCCGTACGCCGCGACGTGCCCCATCGCGACGCGATCGACCTGATGGGTCGGATGGACCTGGACACTTGGCTGCCCGACAACCTGCTCGAGCGCGGCGACCGGATGTCGATGGCATCTTCTCTCGAGCTGCGTCCGCCGTTCCTGGACCACCGCCTGGTTGACCTGGCCTTCCGCCTGCCGAGCTCGGTGAAGGTGCGCGAGGGGCAGACGAAGTGGGTGCTGAAGCAGGTGGCGCTGCGCCATGTGCCGGAGCAGATCGTGTTCCGGCCCAAGGTCGGCTTCCGGGTGCCGATCGACGCATGGTTCCGCGGGGAGCTGCAGGAGCTCGCTCGTGACCTGCTGCGTGGACCCGACAGTCTCGTCGATTCGCTCATGGATGCGCGGGTCGTGGGCGGCATCCTCGACGACCATGCCCGAGGCCGTCGCGACGAGGAGATCCGTATCTGGACCCTGCTGTCGCTAGAGGTCTGGGGCCGGCGATTCCTGGGGTCCCGGGCTGCCACGGCAACCTGA
- a CDS encoding glycosyltransferase, whose amino-acid sequence MSLTVGDSGGQRSVAAHSGRADPLRVAFVLEGLALGGCPINAIDLARTLRSRGHEVHLLAIDEQVLVSILPYAEVAGFEVTLLPTKAGLLARARQLRRYAEAHDLRVIHVFAPWLGRAAALASGLRRRRIAVVLNWMMTNEFPTTSRTPLLVGTVGLHEEALREHGSRAWLLEPPVDLAHDRPDAAAGAAFRAEYSITPTEVLLTVITRVDRVMKLSGILMAMDAVAVRDDPDLRLAVVGDGNAMEQVRLHAAKVNAELGREAIILTGALADPHPAYAATDVGLAMGGSASRTLAHGRALVVLGENGFSRLFEPASNDYFMSAGFFGTDEQPEPAQHLAAQLGRLDPGTRESLGRWGLGVAEERFGLDAAATRLEVIYRDCLVGASPAPVRLLDDAYLVSRHGLGVLRRAAAGPRRARS is encoded by the coding sequence ATGAGCCTGACAGTCGGAGACTCTGGAGGGCAGCGCAGCGTTGCCGCCCACTCCGGTCGCGCCGACCCGCTGCGCGTCGCCTTCGTGCTCGAAGGGCTTGCCCTGGGTGGCTGCCCGATCAACGCGATCGACCTCGCCCGCACTCTTCGCAGCCGCGGACACGAGGTGCACCTGCTGGCGATCGACGAGCAGGTGCTGGTCTCGATCCTGCCGTACGCCGAGGTTGCCGGCTTCGAGGTCACCCTGCTGCCGACGAAGGCGGGGCTGCTCGCCCGGGCCCGCCAGCTCCGTCGCTACGCGGAGGCCCACGACCTGCGGGTCATCCACGTCTTCGCGCCGTGGCTCGGGCGTGCTGCCGCTCTGGCGAGCGGCCTGCGGCGGAGGCGCATCGCCGTCGTACTCAACTGGATGATGACCAACGAGTTCCCCACCACCTCCCGCACGCCGCTCCTGGTCGGCACGGTGGGGCTGCACGAGGAGGCGCTGCGTGAGCACGGTTCCCGCGCCTGGCTGCTGGAGCCGCCGGTGGACCTCGCGCACGACCGGCCCGACGCCGCTGCGGGTGCCGCGTTCCGGGCCGAGTACTCCATCACCCCGACGGAGGTGCTGCTCACCGTGATCACCCGGGTCGACCGGGTGATGAAGCTATCCGGCATCCTGATGGCCATGGACGCCGTCGCCGTCCGTGACGATCCCGACCTGCGGCTGGCCGTCGTCGGTGACGGCAACGCCATGGAGCAGGTGCGGCTCCACGCCGCGAAGGTCAACGCCGAGCTCGGACGGGAGGCGATCATCCTGACGGGTGCCCTCGCCGACCCGCACCCTGCCTACGCCGCCACCGACGTCGGCCTCGCCATGGGCGGGTCGGCCAGCCGCACGCTCGCCCACGGCCGCGCGCTCGTCGTGCTCGGCGAGAACGGCTTCAGCCGGCTCTTCGAGCCTGCCAGCAACGACTACTTCATGAGCGCCGGCTTCTTCGGCACCGATGAGCAGCCGGAGCCCGCGCAGCACCTCGCAGCACAGCTCGGCCGCCTGGACCCCGGGACGCGCGAGTCGCTCGGCCGGTGGGGGCTCGGCGTCGCCGAGGAGCGGTTCGGCCTCGACGCTGCCGCCACGCGCCTCGAGGTGATCTACCGTGACTGCCTCGTGGGTGCGAGCCCCGCTCCGGTCCGCCTGCTCGACGATGCCTACCTCGTGTCGCGCCACGGCCTGGGTGTTCTGCGGCGGGCAGCGGCCGGGCCGCGGCGGGCGAGATCATGA
- a CDS encoding DegT/DnrJ/EryC1/StrS family aminotransferase, giving the protein MNVAFVDLKAQHAEIADEVRAGIEDVFARTAFIGGPEVTAFEDEYAGYVGARHCIGVANGTDALELALRAVGVTPGGEVVLPANTFIATAEAVSRIGAAPVLVDVDDDHLLIDAAAVEQAITSRTQAVVPVHLFGQTAVVELLEPLCAAAGISIVEDAAQSQGARRHGRAAGTLGLVAGTSFYPGKNLGAAGDAGAVTTDDAGVADRVRLLGAHGSPTKYVHDVIGVNSRLDTVQAVYLRAKLSRLEKWNQLRREAAARYDELLSGIPGVRTPRVLPGNEPVWHLYVVRVAERDRVLAGLTAAGIGAGIHYPTPVHLTDAYAGLEQGPGSFPVSERAAGQVLSLPMHPHLTSEQQEYVAATLGSLVG; this is encoded by the coding sequence ATGAATGTCGCGTTCGTGGACCTGAAGGCTCAGCACGCGGAGATCGCCGACGAGGTGAGGGCCGGCATCGAGGACGTCTTCGCGCGCACGGCATTCATCGGCGGCCCGGAGGTCACGGCGTTCGAAGATGAGTACGCCGGCTACGTCGGGGCTCGTCACTGCATCGGCGTCGCCAACGGCACCGACGCGCTCGAGCTGGCGCTGCGGGCTGTCGGGGTCACGCCCGGCGGGGAGGTCGTCCTCCCAGCGAACACCTTCATCGCGACCGCCGAGGCCGTCTCCCGCATCGGCGCGGCGCCCGTGCTGGTCGACGTCGACGACGACCACCTGCTGATCGATGCGGCTGCGGTGGAGCAGGCGATCACCTCACGCACCCAGGCCGTCGTGCCGGTGCACCTCTTCGGGCAGACAGCGGTCGTCGAGCTGCTCGAGCCGCTCTGTGCTGCCGCTGGCATCTCGATCGTCGAGGACGCCGCCCAGTCGCAAGGTGCTCGCCGTCACGGACGCGCGGCCGGCACGCTCGGGTTGGTGGCCGGCACCAGCTTCTACCCCGGCAAGAACCTCGGCGCCGCTGGTGACGCCGGAGCCGTCACGACCGATGACGCGGGAGTGGCCGACCGGGTCCGGCTGCTGGGTGCCCACGGCTCGCCCACCAAGTACGTCCACGACGTGATCGGCGTGAACTCCCGGCTCGACACCGTCCAGGCCGTCTATCTCCGGGCCAAGCTGTCGCGGCTGGAGAAGTGGAACCAGCTGCGCCGTGAGGCGGCCGCGCGCTATGACGAGCTCCTCTCGGGAATCCCAGGAGTCCGCACCCCCCGTGTCCTCCCGGGCAACGAGCCCGTGTGGCACCTCTACGTCGTCCGCGTGGCGGAGCGCGACCGCGTGCTCGCCGGGCTGACCGCAGCGGGCATCGGCGCCGGCATCCACTACCCGACGCCGGTGCACCTGACCGACGCCTACGCAGGCCTGGAGCAGGGCCCCGGATCGTTCCCCGTCTCCGAGCGGGCGGCCGGCCAGGTCCTCTCCCTGCCCATGCACCCGCACCTGACGTCCGAGCAGCAGGAGTACGTCGCTGCGACACTCGGCTCGCTGGTCGGCTGA
- a CDS encoding DegT/DnrJ/EryC1/StrS family aminotransferase: protein MSRINVMQPWLGDEEAAAVAEVIASGWVAQGPRVAAFETAFAMAMQADHAVAVSSCTTGLHLALLVAGVGPGDDVVVPSFSFIATANAVTYVGARPVFADVDATTGNLTADTVASAITARTRAVIAVDQGGVPLDLAPLRALCDPQDIVVIEDAACAAGSTYRDRPVGAGADIAAWSFHPRKILTTGEGGMVTTSLPEWAARARQLREHAMSVSAADRHSQVLAPPEEYAEIGFNFRMTDLQAAVGIVQLGRLPEVVDRRRAIAASYAMAVDEIDGLRIVVDPAWGTTNFQSCWVEVEPDFAQDREELMLTLAEAGISARRGIMASHRQPAYRDRDTGDVPLPVTERLTDNTLILPMFHQLSESDQARVIEALRSAGQAS from the coding sequence ATGAGCCGCATCAATGTCATGCAGCCCTGGCTGGGCGACGAGGAGGCCGCTGCCGTCGCCGAGGTGATCGCCTCCGGCTGGGTCGCCCAAGGGCCGCGCGTCGCGGCGTTCGAGACCGCCTTCGCCATGGCCATGCAGGCAGACCACGCCGTGGCGGTGTCGTCGTGCACCACCGGGTTGCACCTGGCCCTGCTCGTCGCCGGGGTGGGCCCCGGCGACGACGTCGTGGTGCCGTCGTTCTCCTTCATCGCCACCGCCAACGCCGTGACCTATGTCGGGGCGCGCCCCGTCTTCGCCGACGTGGATGCGACGACCGGCAACCTCACGGCCGACACAGTCGCCTCGGCGATCACCGCACGGACACGCGCGGTGATCGCCGTGGACCAGGGTGGCGTGCCGCTCGACCTCGCACCCCTGCGCGCGTTGTGCGACCCGCAGGACATCGTCGTGATCGAGGACGCCGCGTGCGCGGCCGGCTCGACCTATCGCGACCGCCCCGTCGGTGCCGGTGCCGACATCGCCGCCTGGTCGTTCCACCCGCGCAAGATCCTCACCACCGGCGAGGGCGGGATGGTCACCACGTCTCTCCCCGAATGGGCGGCCCGTGCCCGGCAGCTGCGCGAGCACGCGATGAGCGTGTCGGCGGCCGACCGGCACTCGCAGGTCCTGGCGCCGCCGGAGGAGTACGCCGAGATCGGCTTCAACTTCCGGATGACCGACCTCCAGGCAGCCGTGGGCATCGTCCAGCTCGGTCGGCTGCCCGAGGTGGTCGACCGTCGCCGCGCCATCGCCGCGTCCTACGCCATGGCGGTCGACGAGATCGACGGGCTGCGCATCGTGGTCGACCCTGCCTGGGGCACCACCAACTTCCAGTCGTGTTGGGTGGAGGTCGAGCCCGACTTCGCCCAGGATCGCGAAGAGCTGATGTTGACCCTCGCCGAGGCGGGCATCTCCGCCCGCCGCGGCATCATGGCCTCCCACCGACAGCCCGCCTACCGCGACCGCGACACCGGCGACGTGCCTCTGCCGGTGACCGAGCGGCTCACCGACAACACGCTCATCCTGCCGATGTTCCATCAGCTCTCGGAGTCCGACCAGGCTCGGGTCATCGAGGCGCTCCGCAGCGCAGGACAGGCGTCGTGA